The Cydia fagiglandana chromosome 22, ilCydFagi1.1, whole genome shotgun sequence genome includes the window AATACTgatgttgactgaagtagcatgaatacgaacgtttccgagaaaatacggcggaaaacaattatgcactacatctgtatatatatatttcagaAGAAATCACTCTGATCTTGATCACTCTGATTTATTCCAATAATCTGAtcatggagacaggaggtggctatGGAAACTCTGTAATAAACCAACACAAAGAAaagcctgtggaaagaaaagtacattcagcgataaaagcttgtatctaacacacctacctatacctaacacattttctaatacatattaggtaagtacttacggcgcgattcgggaaatgaattacagattaactagaaacgatatagtaaagatatatgacgtcccacgggtaaaggtaccttatggcggttggcgcttacgctatcattaacgccgctccaatattattgtggcgttatgcgacgtaagcgccggccgccatatggtaccttttctgtggaacgtcacatatcttcactatttcatatctaattcatttcccgaatcgcgacgccaggcgccataaggtaccttttgcagtggaacgtcacatatctttactatttcatatctagtgagtctctaattcatttcccgaatcgagccgttactcTTGTTACGCGTGGTGATGATGACGACGAGAGATGCGAAATCAACAAATGACGAATCAGTAACGCATGAAACCCTGAAAGGTTGAGGGTCGAACGAAGACCCTGAAGGAACGATAACTGAAGCATGCTGACCTTTGGCCGCGTTAGAATGTTGCTATCTATTGCGTCTTAGTTGCTAGGTTTTGTGGAGGGTTGTAAATATGTCCGTACGTAAcaagatatttaatatttcgAACAAAGTCTACATGTGAAATAATAGGTTAAGTAAAAAAGGAGTAGGATCCAATCAGGAAATCAGGTTTTATATCATGTCTACAGGATAGACGTGACCTTTTAATTGCTATGTATGCCCCATTTAACTGATGTATTTCTACCAATTCTACCACTGAAACAAAGGTATAAAAGGCCTAATAAAATGGTTGGACTGTATTAGGTATAGGAATTTAAAACACAGTACGTACTTTATGCATCCTTTTTGAAGATGATAAATGGAAAATACCATTAGGTAATAGAAAACTGAACTTAACTTACATATTAAGGCAGTTTCCTATTTGAGGTCCGAAGGGCTCTTTGGCAAAAACTAGTGATGTGCCATTTCTCGGGATTAATCTGCTAAAATAGACTCCGAACGCAGACTTAGGTAAACCTATGCAACTAAAAGCAGTAAATCGAATATCGTCGATAGTCGATAAGCAAATCAATATGCAAGGACATGAGTGAGCAAGTTATCCGAGGACGATGTCGTGGACTGGGCGAAATGGAGAAGGTTAAGCAGGAAAGCTGACCCCACCACCATTGTGGGATGGATAGCTAGGAAGAGGAGAGTCGACAAGCAAATCAATAGTATTAGCAATGTATGCCCGATATCTTAGACATCTGCAACTGAACTTATCTACGACCTATCCGCAATAATTAGGTCAATAATCCTGGGCTGACACACGTGTAGGTCCGTATATAAGCCAGGGTCTGTGCCGGGGAGAACAGAAGTCATCTTCTCGACGACGTTGGCACATCTAAGGATATATCCGAAGTGGTTCCATCATGAAACTATTGGTTTTGGCGGCCCTTGTCGGTAAGTGGCAtagcgaattttgtttttgttttttgtattaACTTGAACTGTGCCTTTTTCGGATTGCGCACGAGTATTTAAATAGTATTGCACAGCAAATAGTGCAATTGCCTTTTCTCTGAAACCGTCACTATTTTACTTgttcattttatttacttacttatatagAATCTAGAAtcttaattaagttttaattattgaCATTATGAGtagtatagtagtataccctataatggacgtggaaccagtaatgggataaaaaaacataattcctctaaaataagtatctaaaagtagtttatatacactggctgtatattatcataaataagagtcctagagctgtttcagtttgaagtttcattgaatttggttattttttaagaaattggcgtcaactcAAAAGTTGTCGTgatgtcactgaaaaaaaaatactactacgaattcttaacaacttcgctaagagagctgagataatttattaaattttaattaattaatacttgatgaaaactagaatgtgttttgttaattgcatttaccatgagataaggtaatatacaacacactatgttgtgactccacagatgtaaaaaatagtggtatttggcccaatcccattataggagctgtaaaactgcgtacctcctatgatgggacaattgacagaatgatgcttgccatgccataatttcatgttttttaaacaatacggaagtaaaatgtagttacgaaatatgtcaatcaggaggtattctcggacttcggataaatgaatatcgtttttccaaacttttatttaacttgccctgttagttagtgtgggtccaatcttggtagctgaatttgagctgcttttcgatttccgattcagttgaaattttgtgtaagtacgtaattaagtatgcaaatcggatgataatgcaatattatgataacacggacctgatctgatgatggagacaggaggtggccatgggaactttatcgcaataaaccctaactaattgtgtttgggtatattagaattgtctcgatggatctaatacaataataattggctgtagaaagaaaaatatattcagcgataaaagcttataccaaaaattgctttttttgccgtaactttgtccccatttcaatattttatactgatagagcaatgtccattatagggggcccattactggatccacgtccattaccgggggcccattactggagctttggtgtccattactggagaaaaaaagcatagttttaatttgttaaatatgtggaaactaattgctgtatctttgatacaacacgcctaaaacatgaaagacggataggactttcatcttttaacacgctaagcggtagaccatttacatgtatacgggaaatatcataaatactccaaatttcctcttaaatgtcccatgactggtgctgttactatatatatatCTTAAGTATTTGAGAATTGTGAAAGTTATTGTcatctaaaattaatttttatcttCAATTTCTGGGAAATGATAAGACTTTATGCGCGATTATTACATTTACCAAATTTATTTGGCTATTatgatttatataattatgttatgtagtacttacctacctttaTTTTATCTTTTCTTATTGTTAGtagttttaagtattttaatgtttctCTCATTTTACTAGGCATTTATTcaaatacctatctacatagaTTGTGCCGATTTTGCAATGCGATTTTTttcattaataatatatataaattatataaatagtcTACCTACCTAGCCGTTGCGAAAACTGTTAAAAACGCATAATTATGCGAATTAATACCATTATATGTAATCAGAAATTGATTCGGTATTAGTTTTCGCAGGTTTCAAACCGGGAATAGTGATGAAAACTGCtaatgaaatacataggtacatactcgtatatacgGCATATTTAGTAttagataatttatttgtttcacaAGGGGGCAAAGCTGTTGTTTGACTCAACTTGCTAATGTTTAATATCCAAGCCAGCGCATGATTTTATAATTGAATcatgagcgtagcgagtggctCGAAAAGTGAATCTTGAGGGTTTAACAAACTTTGCTACCGAGTTAAACACAATTTTTTCATTGCCTTCACAAACCCAAAGATATATAATACTTACTACCTAGCTAATATCTACCACATCAttaaaaatttgcatcaaattaggtaggtactttgccTTGAAAATATTTTCACTAACAGAATTTGTAAGCAATTACGAGTACCTAATTCTGAATCAAACAATTGAATTTCAACCAAAGCTAGCTACGAGTAACCTAAGCTTGTTCAAAAATTTGGTCCGAAAATAGAAAGGTGACAAACCACTTGCATAATAATTCGGTAAAGATTTGGCTATACATTTTGTTTTTCATTTTCAGCGGTCGTCGCGTCAGGTCGACATGGCTTAGCCAATCAGAACAACGAAGGCCCCTGGCAGACCGGGAAGCTGTACAGTTACGAGGTCCTCTCTAGCACCCTCGCACGCCTCGAGGAGGGCGCCAGCACCGGCGGCGCCTTCCGCGCTCGCTTCACCGTCCGCGCGCGCGCCCCCGGCCGCCTCCAAGCCCGCCTCGAGCAGCCCCAGCATGCCCAGATCCACCAGGACCTCCCCAACACCTGGGCTCTCCCTGCCGACCTCAAATACCAGGACGTTGACAACCTTAACCAAATCTTCGAGATCTATCTCGATGGTGGCCGTGTCAAGTCACTAAAACTCCCAACCTCTGTCTCCCTTCAAAATGAGAATCTGCTCAAAGGTCTCATCAGCGCCCTCCAACTAGACTTGTCTGCTCATAGGATCCAGCATTCCGTGCATGATCATCTTGACCAACAAACTCAGCAGGGCCTGTACAGGAAGATGGAGACTGACGTCACGGGTGACTGTGAAACATTGTACGCTATCCTGCCTGTCGCTGCCGAATGGCGCCGAGAACTCCCCAACTTTTCCGATCTCAAGGAAGAGCCTTTCGAAGTCACCAAGAGCAGAGACTATAGACACTGCCACCACAGAGTCGCGTACCACTTTGGAGTGCCCCATGGAGTCCAGTGGACCGGAACCCCGGAGAAACCTCAAGACGAGCAGTTCATGAAGCAGAAAATGTTCACTCGCATCCTCGTCGGCAAGGAGGGTCCTATTTACAAGTCTGAGACCACCAGCACAGTTCACGTTAACCCCCATCTTTACGGCAAGCAGAAGGCTGAGGTACGCAGCAAGGTTGTGCTGACTTTAGTCAAGTACGAACAGGACAATGAAGCCGAATGGCAGGTACCTGAAGGGCGCGTCATCAAGAACCTCCTGTACGCAATGAACTCCAAGCAAGTCACTATCCAGGACTCATCGTCTTCCGAATCATCGTCATCGGAATCTCACGAGCACCAGCACCGTCACCTTTACAACCATGAAAGCCAGCAGAATGAGGATAACGAAGGAGAGGACAAGCTGAACAGAGTACGCCGTTCCTACAAGAAACACGTGACCGTCAACAAGGTGCTCATCAAGCGCAGCGATGAAGACAAGTCCTGGGACTCTGACTCGACGTCAGCGTACGTCAACGATGACATGCCTAACATCAATGAGCCCGCCTACGCTGCCCTATACATGAGCCCCCTGCCCCGCGTGGACAAGAAGCAGAACCCGATGAACGCCCAGAAGCTCATCCAAGAAATCGCGCAGCTACTCCAGAACCCTAACAACATGCCCAAGAGCGACTTCCTCTCCAAGTTCAACATCTTGGTGCGCGTCATTGCCGCCATGAGCTCGGAACAACTCAGCCAGACAAGTCGCAGCATTGAAGTTGCCAAGTCTTCCAACAACATCCTGAAGTCAGACATGTGGATGATCTACCGCGATGCTGTTGCCCAAGCGGGCACCTTACCGGCCTTCCAGCAGATCAAATCCTGGATCGTGAATAAGAAGATTCAAGGAGAGGAGGCCGCTCAGGTCATCGCTTCCCTACCCGCTACTCTGCGTTACCCGACTAAGGACGTCATGATTCAGTTCTTCAAGCTGGCCATGAGTGATGAGGTTAAGGAGCAGAAGTACTTGAACACGACTGCTCTGATCGCCGCCACCAGACTTATCAACCACGCCCAAGTAAACAACGAGACTGCCCACAAATACTATCCCACTCACATGTACGGCCGTCTCGCCAACAAGTACGACAAGTTCGTTCTCGAGGAGATCCTGCCGCGTCTGAGCCAAGAGCTGCAGCAAGCGATCACAAACAACGACAACCACAAAGCTCAGGTCTACATCAAGGCCATCGGTACTCTCGGCCACCGTAGCATCTTGGATGTCTTCGCTCCGTACTTGGAAGGCAAGGTCCCAGTGTCGACCTACCTCCGTGCCCAGATGGTGTTGAACCTGGACGTGCTAGCTCACGAGAGGGATCACTTCGTGCGTTCTGCTCTGTACAGTATCCTGAGAAACACTGCTGAGCCGTACGAAGTGCGCGTGTCAGCGATCCTAAACATCTTCATGACTCGTCCGACGGTTGCGATGATgcaggcgatggctgagatgacCCAGAAGGACCCAAGCTTGTACGTCCGCGCTGCGCTTAAGGAAAGCATCCAGACTGCTGCTGAACTTAAGGATCCGCGTTATCTGACCctgtaagtacctaatgtttttGGAGTTAAATTAGTCCTTCTCCTATGCTACcttatactttaaaaaaaattaaggataCACAGTATCTAAGCTCAgtaaagcttgtgttgtgggtgctAGACGCGATAttcatatatatataagtaagtataatatatatattgttacagctttgctcggaaaatatataaaacaaaaaatgcgcgttttcccagtgataagacctagctagatcgatttatcgcccccggaaacccccatatagcaaatgtcatcgaaatcgttagagccgtttccgaaatccccgaaatatagagaataaacaagaattgctcgtttaaaagtattaccaacatagaaaacatccatagttcaggaacaaatatttgtgataaacaaataaatgcccttaccgggattcgaacccgggacctcccgGGTCACTACCGTCTAGGCTAGAAGGCCAACTAGAAGTTCCATAAATACAAACATGCTTTTTCAGCGCCAGAACCGCCCAAGCCGCCCAACCTTCCCTCACCAAAGACGACTTCGGAAGCCTCAACCTGGCTAAGAAGTTCGGCGAGTATTTCGGCAGAGACGAGTTTGGCATGATGAACGTCATGTCGTACGTCAGCAGCGAGGAGTCGCTGTTCCCGAAGACCTGGAGGTACTCGTGGAAGAGCAGGGCCTATGGATATCCTAGGATGAACACGGTGAGTTTCGATTTTGAACCTTATTGTGTTTTCTGAAGGTTTCTTTCGGTATTTTCTGGTAACGTTTGGTTTAAAATAGATACGTAACTACTAATACACTTAGCTAATAATAACGCCTACATAGCAGTTGTAAAATACTTCGAACTCCGACATGGCTTCGTTCGACCGACACCTGATCATGATCAACTAAACTTGCGTATTTTGACAACAAGAGTAATGTTACCAGCGTAATTAGAGCGTCACCATTCCCCCGAAAAAAGGgggattttaacattttttacaaTATCTTTCCTTTGTTTAGCACTACGTTTTCTTTTGACTACCTTCTTTTCGTTTTAACTACtaaataaagtaggtaaacGTTGCATATTAAAATCCTACATTACTGTTAATTTCAGATTGCCGCATCCTTCTCGAACTACCGTCAATTCATCGATCTGCTTGTGCAAAAAATGACCACAGAGAGACAGACCGCTCCCCAATCAGCCGAGCTCAAATACTCCGCTGAAAAGATCGCTGAAATGCTGAACATCAAGCACGACTCCCAGAAACCTCTACTGGCTTCCTTCTTCATCGACTTCATGAACCAGCAGAGATATTACAGCCTGACTCAAGATGACATGGACCGACTCCCAGCCCTCCTCGGAGAGTACTTGTCTAATCTCAACAAGGGTTACGATATCCACTACACCAAGGTCTTCAACCAGGCTCAGGTCTCCATCATGTTCCCTCTCGCCTCCGGCATGCCTTTCATCTACAAATACAAGGAGCCTACCGTTGTTCACATCCAGACTAAATCTAAGGGCCAAATCAACATCCCGTCTATCCGGAACCGTGAATATTCCATGAAGCAAGATAATGAAATACAGTTCACATACGCCAGAAACATTGAGGGTAGCGTCGGTTTCTTGAATACGCTGGACGGCCATTTTGTCAGCGCGGGCATTGTCACCAAACACCAGGTTAACGCTGCCGCAAAGGTCCAAATGGAAGCCAAAGCTGGAGAGGTTAAAATCCGTCTGGAACCCCTCCGCCCTGAGCAGGACACCACGATCGCTTACTTCAGCGTGTGGCCTTACACGGCCAATCAGAAGAAGGACTCGCTGACTCCAGTATCCCTCGACCCGACCACGAAAGTCATCACGCGTAGAAACAAAGTGATGTCTGTTGACTACAAGTTCGGACAGAGCACTGGCACCCAGTTCCAGCTGCAAGGATACTCGTATTCCAACGACTACAGGAACTTCGGAACCATGATGCAGGGCCAGGATCTGCTGTCGAATATCATCTTCGCTCTGAACCAGAGAGACGTTGCCATGACGCACTTGAACTTCAGATATATTGGAAAGCAGTCCCAAACCAAAGCTATTGCTATCACCGTTGCTTACGgtaagattttattttattattagaagGTTCACTAAACATTGGGTTAACTGTGTTATTATGATTGTACCAGCAATTTTATCTTATGattaattattgtattttttatccACAGACACTCTCTACAACCAAAAAGAGCCCGAAGTTCCTATAGTAGCGTCCGAAATCGGAGACGTTACCCCTATTAGTGCAACCCGCCGTCAAGAGATCGTGAAGCGTGCTGTAGCTGGCATCAAGTACGCCAGAGCTCAGATTATCGACCTCAGCGCCACCTTCGAGGGACCCCAGAAAGCTGAATACATGCTTACCGCCGCCGTTGGCGATAGCAAAGTTGATCCCAAGATCAGATACGCTTTCTTCGCAGCCAGAAACTCGGCCAAATACGGAAACAACCAGATCAACTCTGTCGGAAAATTAAACAAGCCGGTGGCATCCGCTTTGAACTTCGTTGAAGCCCTGCAGAAGGAACTGAAGGCCAGTTTTGAAATGGACTTCAACCTCGGCCAGAAGAACGGAAATATCCAGATCAAGGGATCAGCTGAGCGCACCAAAAAAGCCACTGAGGAGATCCAACAGAGCCCCTGGGCCAAGCAGAGCGTCCAAGAAATCGCCCGCAACAACTACTACCAGGAGGCCAGCAGAATGATGATCGAAATGGCGTACGCTCCTACTCACGTTCAGGCTTCGGTATCCTACAAAGATTTAAGCCCTGCCGTTATTAACATGACCTACCAAGCTTACAAGGCATTGACCACCTACGGTTACTGGTATTCTGATATCAACATAATGAAAAAATCCGCGGAGGGTAAACTCGATTTCGATGCGGAGGCGTTCTACTTGGACAACTACCTGAACTTAAACATGATTTCACGATACGGCCATCTTAAGATGAACAACGTACCAATCCCCAAGACCAGCGCTGCTGCTTTATCGTTCTACGAGCCGGTGAATGCTTACGAACGCGTTCTTAATCGCTTCACCAGGCAACAATACCTGCGTAAGTATCAAACAAAGCAAACAACTATTaacacagaagaaataatagtactaccgtacagaaaggacacttcctacaaacccgaagtttaacagcggttcagggtcgaatcatgctatccctttctaatatatggcactatccctttcggctatttagggttgtcaaaattccagtgattatcttatctgtggtcgtgcacgcaaaaggaagtcaagtggtgccaaccctaataattgctcggagcaatgctgagccgaacagagccgagttcgaccgaagtcaggagtgtcccCACTGCTATTAATGCAATACGGCTACATCCTTTTCATTGTCCATATTAATAACTTATGtcaatattatacttacagCCTACTGCAGCGTTGACGGCTCAAAGATCAGGACGTTCAGCAACCGTAGCTACGACTACACCCTGACCAGGTCCTGGCACGTGGTGGTCCAGGACAACGCCAAGTACGCTGGACAGCAGGGCGTGAGCAACGAGCAGCTCGTCATCCTGGCCAGGAGGCCTGAGGAGAAGAAGCAGGAGATCTATGTTTCGTACAAGTAAGTTGGAAGTTGGGATTAACATGATTATGGATGCTAAAAATGACCGCCATATTTAATTCGAAATAGCTGCTTTTAACTGCACTCAATGACAGCAAATTTAGCTCTATTGTTCTACTTTGAACTCCTAGAAGATGGCTATCTAAGAGCTATCAGTAAAGCCTTTTAAGATAAAATTAACGTTTCAAGGTCTTATTAAGTACGGAAAGAACTTCCAGCTGGttaatttttaaagtaatacttacttaatgcaacgcaacgacccaaaatgagtcttggcctccgacacgagtacacgccagttgtctcgatcctgcgccatctcccgccagttatcggcatggagatcgcgcaagtccACTTCAACCGCATCGCCCCAGCGGTACCTGTAACACTGTACCGCTACCGGTACTGTTTAAAGTAATAACCAAcattaaatgtattttgattttCACAGGTCTGACACCGGCAATTACTTGGAAATGGAAGTCCAGCCTGCTGCTAGTCTCAACTTGAAGGAAGGATTGAAAGTCACCACCAATGGCAAGAAAGTCTCCGATGGTGACTTCACCATGTACTGGGACGAAGCCAAAGACGCCCCTCTTCTGTATTACTACAATAACGACGGTGCGTGGATGTTCGTGATTGGAGACGACCGTCTACGCGGCATCTACGACGGCCAGAGACTCGTGATCTGGGCGAGCAAGAATCGTAACACCATCAGGGGAGTGTGCGGATACATGAGCGGCGAGCCCCGCGACGATTACCTTACCCAGTACGGTATCGTTGACAAACCTGAGCTCTATGCTGCTGCCTTCGCACTGAACACTGAGAACGCTGATTCTCACACCCAGCAACTGTCAAACCAAGTTCGCGAACAGGCCTACAAACCCCACTATCACTTTACATCTATTCTCCGATCAGACGACAAATGGAGACAAGAAATGGAGTCCTCAGACGAGGACCGTAGCAACATCGTGTACAGAGCTCGCAGCTTCCAGAAGCAACAAGGACCTTGCCACATGGAAAAGCAAGTGCAGTACTATCAGACCGACAAGGAAATTTGCATTTCCACGGTCCAGGTGCCCGCCTGTGAGAAGCATTGCAGAGGTCTGAACTACCAGGTCCGACCTGTCCAGGTCGTCTGCCGGCCAGCAGTTGATCCGCAGTTCCAAAACTACAGAAACCAGATACAGAGAGGAGAGAACCCTCAAGTAAGCGGACAGCAGAAAGCTACTCAGTACAGGGTTCCCAGTTCTTGCCagggttaaaaataatggtgtAAAGACTTTTTAATAGAATAGGCGTGAAAACGGACTATGATTACGtatatctatatttattataacgTGTATTTTTGGCGGcaacatatttatgtttatgtatttcgaaatttattgtaattatttatgtagttatgtatcgtttatgtatttaaagtgattttagtattattatttataaatatgtataaataatagaTAGAATATATATTGTTAGATCGTGAAgcaaataaaaaattacaaaaaatgtttgtttttattattacttactatCCTAATTTGTCAACTCTCACCTCTCTTTCTTCCATTGTGAGATTTGCAAGACAGTACGACATACAATATCAGGAGTGggagggctaccgcgaaaaccgatattcgcaaattgcggggatctttcgcttttactctaatgaaggcgtaattagagtgacagagaaagatgcccgcaatttgggaatatcggttttcgcggtagcccttcTGTCGCTTCTACTGTTTTGTTTATCGGGATTTAACTTCCCAACTTGGCAACCCAAAGACTGTCAAATGAAATGCGGCAATAAAAAGCCGCATAGCAACGCAACATCAGTCGTCAGCTGTTTGACAGATTGAGCTTGTGAAGGAACGCAATTTCGGAATCTAAATAATTTTGCACAAAGAAAATCATTACAGATTTACTGAAACGTTCTGTGCTAAAATTTCGTGACTGTAcagtgtataaaaaaaaacatttccatCGTCCATCAGTGAATCAGTGCTGTGAAAACAAAAACGCACGAGATcaattttgaatttagaattcGAGATTTTTGCCATGTAAGTAGTTTATGCCATATTTTCTTAGTTAAATATTCGTTTACCTGTTTCCAATTTCGATTCTTTTGAGGTTCAATAACCTCGTTGATGTTTGGACGACAGCTACTTAAATAAAGTGATTCTTGTGAGATTTTACTCCATTTCCTCTTTTGTTTCAATTAAAATGTCTGCATTTTGATATCCAGCGCTgcatttcataattttatttttatgtttattgcTGTAGGTACTATTTTCTCTAACAGCtcctatttaaaaatatttgatgtAAATTGTTTCACAATTTTACAGAACTCAGTGCTATCTAAATTGGTCTCATGTCTCAACAGCTATATATAGTATCTTGTTTCATTTTGGTTGGGAATGGCTAAACTGTTTTCAATCAATTTGAGTTAACCCAAAGATCAAGAGTTTTATAATCtcttgagttgagttttataaCTCCTTCCAGAGTTTTATAATGTATGTTCAAGGAACTTCTGCTTAGcatcttctgctgctgactgtaggtacagCTTATAGAATTGGACCAAGCTAACTATTCATGGCATTTGTTAAGACAAAGTGTGGTACAGTCTTCATTAATgtcaatttctatgaaaatattgcTATCTCTATATATGTCAATATCACAATTTGTATATTGTGATATTGACAATAGTGATAGCACaccagtaataaaaaataaattaattagaaCAGGTCAGGGCTCGGTACATTATTGAATGTGCACTATTTGTAAACGGTTTttcttctctttatttatttttgtaaacatagATCATCTGTTCTTGTGTAACTAAGTTGGGCAAAAACTttctataatttattatatttctataAGTGAGAACCTATAATTGGCTCTGTGATTCTATTGTAATTTCTGGATATATATAGCGCTGTTGGTTTTCcatgtactaaaataaaataaaataaaaatatggatAGGTAGGTGGTACGGTAGGTGGTATGGTAGgtatagataggtaggtatggtAGGTGGTATGGATAGGACTTATGTCATGATCAGCGGCAGTATCATGGTAATTTTTTTATCACATGTGTCACTtttgcacttacatatttgttagaatgtgacaggcatggtgacataTGATAAAtaaccgaccatcttagccttacagctggcgtattatggatggctttatccatctttatccacgtgataaaataactgtcactttttaacaccatgggatagaaagtgtcggacaccgttttatcatgctgtcacatagacaagaacgaccatcatatccgtacaggttcAGTTATAAGATAAAAAGCTAGGAAACATGTGAGTTTGATAAATATTAACCACCTTATTCATACAACTTTACggacctgatttagttaaattatgttttgtccctttttaacaaatacaaaagtcaaaatgacaAAATGATGAAATGatgaaagcgctggtggcctagcggaagcgctggtggcctagcggtaagagcgtgcgacttgcaatccggaggtcgcgggttcaaaccccggctcgtaccaatgagtttttcggaacttatgtacgaaatatcatttgatatttactagtcgcttttcggtgaaggaaaacatcgtgaggaaaccggactaatcccaataaggcctagtttcccctctgggttggaaggtcagatggcagtcgctttcgtaaaaactagtgcctacgtcaaatcatggtattagttgtcaagcggaccccaggctcctatgtgagccgtggcaaaatgccgggataacgcgaggaagaagaagaagacaaaAGT containing:
- the LOC134675623 gene encoding vitellogenin-like: MKLLVLAALVAVVASGRHGLANQNNEGPWQTGKLYSYEVLSSTLARLEEGASTGGAFRARFTVRARAPGRLQARLEQPQHAQIHQDLPNTWALPADLKYQDVDNLNQIFEIYLDGGRVKSLKLPTSVSLQNENLLKGLISALQLDLSAHRIQHSVHDHLDQQTQQGLYRKMETDVTGDCETLYAILPVAAEWRRELPNFSDLKEEPFEVTKSRDYRHCHHRVAYHFGVPHGVQWTGTPEKPQDEQFMKQKMFTRILVGKEGPIYKSETTSTVHVNPHLYGKQKAEVRSKVVLTLVKYEQDNEAEWQVPEGRVIKNLLYAMNSKQVTIQDSSSSESSSSESHEHQHRHLYNHESQQNEDNEGEDKLNRVRRSYKKHVTVNKVLIKRSDEDKSWDSDSTSAYVNDDMPNINEPAYAALYMSPLPRVDKKQNPMNAQKLIQEIAQLLQNPNNMPKSDFLSKFNILVRVIAAMSSEQLSQTSRSIEVAKSSNNILKSDMWMIYRDAVAQAGTLPAFQQIKSWIVNKKIQGEEAAQVIASLPATLRYPTKDVMIQFFKLAMSDEVKEQKYLNTTALIAATRLINHAQVNNETAHKYYPTHMYGRLANKYDKFVLEEILPRLSQELQQAITNNDNHKAQVYIKAIGTLGHRSILDVFAPYLEGKVPVSTYLRAQMVLNLDVLAHERDHFVRSALYSILRNTAEPYEVRVSAILNIFMTRPTVAMMQAMAEMTQKDPSLYVRAALKESIQTAAELKDPRYLTLARTAQAAQPSLTKDDFGSLNLAKKFGEYFGRDEFGMMNVMSYVSSEESLFPKTWRYSWKSRAYGYPRMNTIAASFSNYRQFIDLLVQKMTTERQTAPQSAELKYSAEKIAEMLNIKHDSQKPLLASFFIDFMNQQRYYSLTQDDMDRLPALLGEYLSNLNKGYDIHYTKVFNQAQVSIMFPLASGMPFIYKYKEPTVVHIQTKSKGQINIPSIRNREYSMKQDNEIQFTYARNIEGSVGFLNTLDGHFVSAGIVTKHQVNAAAKVQMEAKAGEVKIRLEPLRPEQDTTIAYFSVWPYTANQKKDSLTPVSLDPTTKVITRRNKVMSVDYKFGQSTGTQFQLQGYSYSNDYRNFGTMMQGQDLLSNIIFALNQRDVAMTHLNFRYIGKQSQTKAIAITVAYDTLYNQKEPEVPIVASEIGDVTPISATRRQEIVKRAVAGIKYARAQIIDLSATFEGPQKAEYMLTAAVGDSKVDPKIRYAFFAARNSAKYGNNQINSVGKLNKPVASALNFVEALQKELKASFEMDFNLGQKNGNIQIKGSAERTKKATEEIQQSPWAKQSVQEIARNNYYQEASRMMIEMAYAPTHVQASVSYKDLSPAVINMTYQAYKALTTYGYWYSDINIMKKSAEGKLDFDAEAFYLDNYLNLNMISRYGHLKMNNVPIPKTSAAALSFYEPVNAYERVLNRFTRQQYLPYCSVDGSKIRTFSNRSYDYTLTRSWHVVVQDNAKYAGQQGVSNEQLVILARRPEEKKQEIYVSYKSDTGNYLEMEVQPAASLNLKEGLKVTTNGKKVSDGDFTMYWDEAKDAPLLYYYNNDGAWMFVIGDDRLRGIYDGQRLVIWASKNRNTIRGVCGYMSGEPRDDYLTQYGIVDKPELYAAAFALNTENADSHTQQLSNQVREQAYKPHYHFTSILRSDDKWRQEMESSDEDRSNIVYRARSFQKQQGPCHMEKQVQYYQTDKEICISTVQVPACEKHCRGLNYQVRPVQVVCRPAVDPQFQNYRNQIQRGENPQVSGQQKATQYRVPSSCQG